A DNA window from Bubalus bubalis isolate 160015118507 breed Murrah chromosome 22, NDDB_SH_1, whole genome shotgun sequence contains the following coding sequences:
- the LOC102405462 gene encoding serpin B3 isoform X1 yields the protein MSSLGEAIIHLAIDLFHQIRKSEKENIFLSPFSISSALAMTYLGARENTASQMQKVLHFNKIAENTRGGATKDHVEKPGNVHHHFQKLLTELKKSTDAYELSVANRLYGEKEFRFLQEYMDNVQKFYLASVESADFKNAAEESRKMINSWVESQTNERIKDLFPKDSLDSSTVLVLVNAVYFKGQWNQKFKEEHTAEEKFWLNKDTSKPVQMMKQTNNFKFVSLEDVQAKILEIPYKGEELSMMVLLPNEVDGLQELEDQLTAEKLIAWTSPQNMGKQEVDLYLPRFKVEESYDLVPTLQALGMVDAFNDRVANFSGMTGRRDLAVSTVVHKSFVEVTEEGTEAAAATGVGISVTSLPFRESFRCDHPFLFLIKHIKTHSILFCGRVSSP from the exons ATGAGTTCCCTCGGTGAAGCAATCATCCATCTTGCAATCGATCTGTTCCACCAGATCagaaaatcagagaaggaaaacatcTTCCTGTCGCCTTTCAGTATCTCGTCAGCCTTAGCCATGACTTACTTAGGGGCCCGAGAAAACACCGCATCACAAATGCAGAAG GTCCTTCACTTCAATAAAATCGCAGAGAACACAAGAGGAGGAGCCACAAAAGATCAC GTTGAAAAGCCAGGAAATGTTCATCATCACTTTCAAAAGCTTCTGACAGAATTAAAGAAATCCACCGATGCCTATGAGCTGAGTGTTGCCAACAGGCTCTATGGAGAAAAGGAGTTTCGGTTTCTCCAG GAATACATGGATAATGTTCAGAAATTTTATCTAGCCAGTGTGGAAtctgctgattttaaaaatgctgcAGAGGAAAGTCGAAAGATGATTAATTCCTGGGTGGAGAGCCAAACCAATG AAAGAATCAAGGACCTATTTCCCAAAGACTCTCTCGACAGCTCTACTGTTCTGGTTCTGGTGAACGCCGTCTACTTCAAAGGGCAGTGGAACCAGAAATTTAAGGAAGAACATACTGCAGAGGAAAAATTTTGGCTGAACAAG GATACAAGCAAACCTGTGCAGATGATGAAACAAACCAATAATTTCAAGTTCGTGTCACTGGAGGACGTGCAAGCCAAGATCCTGGAAATCCCGTACAAAGGCGAAGAGCTAAGCATGATGGTGCTGCTGCCCAATGAAGTAGACGGTCTGCAGGAG CTTGAAGACCAGCTCACTGCTGAGAAGTTAATAGCATGGACGAGCCCACAGAATATGGGGAAGCAAGAAGTGGACTTATACCTGCCTCGGTTTAAAGTGGAAGAGAGCTACGACCTCGTGCCCACACTGCAAGCCCTGGGGATGGTGGACGCCTTCAATGACAGGGTCGCCAACTTCTCGGGCATGACCGGGAGACGTGATCTGGCGGTGTCGACGGTCGTCCACAAGTCCTTTGTGGAGGTGACCGAGGAGGGCACAGAGGCCGCGGCTGCTACCGGTGTGGGTATTAGTGTCACATCATTACCGTTTCGAGAGAGTTTCCGCTGCGATCACCCTTTCCTGTTCCTCATCAAGCACATCAAGACCCACAGCATCCTCTTCTGCGGCCGAGTCTCTTCCCCTTAG